One stretch of Candidatus Baltobacteraceae bacterium DNA includes these proteins:
- the upp gene encoding uracil phosphoribosyltransferase → MSAQVTIVDHPAVADRLARLREKTTPTFVFRRLVEELGGYLAYEATRNLKVRIERIATPLEETDATRIDGRPVVAPILRAGLGLLPGFLDVIDDAVVAHLGFYRDPQTLAAIPYYANLPDDLAGRQVFVLDPMLATGHSGSAALRTLASRGATEMTFICIIAAPEGVEEVVRAQPDCRIVTASLDRRLNDHGYIVPGLGDAGDRMFGSTSSIPTMVK, encoded by the coding sequence GTGAGCGCACAAGTGACGATCGTCGACCATCCGGCGGTCGCCGACCGTTTGGCTCGGCTCAGAGAAAAAACGACGCCGACCTTCGTGTTCCGGCGGTTGGTCGAAGAGCTGGGCGGATATCTCGCTTATGAAGCGACGCGCAACCTGAAAGTTCGCATCGAACGCATCGCTACGCCGCTCGAGGAGACCGACGCGACGCGCATCGACGGGCGTCCGGTCGTTGCGCCGATCTTGCGAGCCGGACTCGGGCTCCTGCCGGGTTTTCTCGACGTGATCGACGACGCGGTCGTCGCGCATCTTGGATTCTATCGCGATCCGCAAACGCTCGCAGCGATCCCGTACTATGCGAATCTTCCGGACGATCTCGCCGGGCGCCAGGTCTTCGTTCTCGATCCGATGCTGGCGACCGGTCACTCGGGATCCGCGGCATTGCGAACGCTTGCATCGCGTGGTGCAACCGAGATGACGTTCATCTGCATCATCGCGGCGCCCGAAGGTGTTGAAGAGGTGGTTCGCGCGCAGCCGGACTGCCGAATCGTGACCGCGTCTCTCGACCGGAGGCTCAACGATCACGGTTACATCGTCCCAGGATTGGGCGATGCCGGCGACCGGATGTTCGGGAGCACCAGTTCAATTCCAACGATGGTGAAATAA
- a CDS encoding dipeptide epimerase, whose product MPLDLRLQALELPLKHPFTIARSSEDIARTIVFHLRWNDVDALGESAPTPRYHESEATIREHFAQRPPSGDSPYLLESILDGRPPAARCGLDLALHDAIGKDVGRPLWQLLGLDPSRTPVTSFTIGIAPIDEMLAKVRETGSHPILKIKLGLGSEIETIEAIRGIYQGAIRIDANEAWKPDQAVSILHELERFEIEFCEQPIPAGSPAKLRYIRERTRIPIVTDEDSKDANDLGALVGCVDGVNIKLVKCGGIRAALAMIHTARALGFRIMLGCMVESAICSTAAAHLSPLVDWADLDGPFLVASDPFGGIVYNRGKIVLPTAPGLGVVERKPEIAAH is encoded by the coding sequence ATGCCCCTTGACCTCCGGCTCCAAGCGCTTGAGTTGCCGCTCAAACACCCGTTTACTATCGCGCGAAGCAGCGAAGACATCGCGCGCACGATCGTTTTTCATTTGCGTTGGAACGACGTCGACGCGCTTGGCGAATCGGCGCCGACGCCGCGCTATCATGAAAGCGAAGCGACGATACGCGAGCACTTCGCGCAGCGGCCTCCGTCCGGCGACTCGCCGTATCTTCTCGAATCGATTCTCGACGGCCGTCCGCCCGCAGCGCGCTGCGGTCTCGATCTCGCGCTGCACGACGCAATCGGGAAAGACGTTGGTCGTCCGCTTTGGCAGCTGCTCGGTCTCGATCCGTCGCGCACACCGGTTACTTCGTTCACGATCGGGATTGCGCCGATCGACGAGATGCTCGCGAAAGTGCGAGAAACCGGTTCACACCCAATCCTCAAGATCAAACTCGGTCTCGGTTCCGAGATCGAAACGATCGAAGCGATTCGCGGCATTTATCAAGGAGCTATTCGCATCGATGCCAACGAGGCGTGGAAACCCGATCAGGCCGTGTCGATCTTGCACGAGCTGGAACGTTTCGAGATCGAGTTCTGCGAACAACCGATTCCAGCCGGCTCTCCCGCGAAGCTGCGGTATATTCGCGAACGCACGCGCATACCGATCGTCACCGACGAAGACAGTAAGGACGCAAACGATCTTGGGGCGCTGGTCGGCTGTGTCGACGGCGTCAACATCAAGCTCGTCAAGTGTGGCGGCATTCGCGCCGCACTCGCGATGATTCACACGGCGCGCGCGCTCGGCTTTCGCATCATGCTCGGCTGCATGGTCGAGAGCGCGATCTGCTCGACTGCGGCTGCGCATCTCTCGCCACTCGTTGATTGGGCCGATCTCGACGGGCCGTTTCTCGTGGCATCCGATCCATTCGGCGGTATCGTCTACAATCGCGGCAAGATCGTGCTGCCGACCGCTCCGGGTCTCGGCGTCGTCGAACGCAAACCCGAGATTGCCGCGCACTGA
- a CDS encoding MraY family glycosyltransferase, producing the protein MKQVEILAIVAFAVALVSALLVTPLVQRLASHVGMLDEMGERRMHDTPKPRIGGIAVYLGFALALFVATGIAITKGTFGAAEVHALLGLLFGGTLIVCVGIWDDIMGLRPRYKLLAQVVVTLLLMLYGPDFRIHGTTNPFHHGRWIDFSGLLGVALSLLWYLGMMNAINFVDGLDGLLSGLTAISGTFLFAIALTKGHIVVALVLSALVGAVIGFLPYNFNPAKIILGDSGALFIGFIFAAASIVGDAKSAVTISLVLPALVLALPIVDTLAAIIRRARAGRRISEADREHFHHVLVFKFGLNVRQAVLLIYAVCLILGATAFALSSAAGGSIGATSLAP; encoded by the coding sequence GTGAAACAAGTCGAGATCCTCGCGATCGTCGCGTTTGCCGTAGCGCTGGTGTCGGCTCTGCTGGTGACGCCGCTCGTGCAGCGTCTCGCCTCACACGTCGGGATGCTCGACGAGATGGGCGAACGGCGCATGCACGACACGCCGAAGCCGCGCATCGGCGGGATCGCCGTCTATCTCGGCTTTGCGCTCGCGCTCTTTGTTGCGACGGGAATTGCGATCACAAAGGGCACGTTCGGCGCGGCCGAAGTGCACGCGCTGCTCGGATTACTGTTCGGCGGTACGTTGATCGTGTGCGTCGGCATTTGGGACGATATCATGGGGCTGCGTCCCCGCTACAAGCTCCTCGCGCAGGTCGTTGTGACGCTGCTGCTCATGCTCTACGGTCCCGACTTCCGCATTCACGGCACGACCAATCCGTTTCATCATGGGCGCTGGATCGATTTCTCCGGTTTACTCGGCGTCGCGCTCTCGCTCTTATGGTATCTCGGGATGATGAACGCGATCAATTTCGTCGACGGCCTCGACGGTTTGCTGTCCGGATTGACGGCGATCTCCGGCACGTTCCTGTTCGCAATCGCGCTCACCAAGGGACACATCGTCGTTGCGCTCGTATTGAGCGCGCTGGTCGGCGCCGTGATCGGGTTTCTTCCGTACAACTTCAACCCGGCCAAGATCATCCTCGGCGATTCAGGCGCGCTGTTCATCGGCTTTATCTTTGCCGCGGCGTCGATCGTCGGTGATGCGAAAAGTGCGGTCACGATCAGCCTCGTCCTTCCCGCGCTCGTTCTTGCTCTTCCGATCGTGGATACGTTGGCGGCGATCATTCGCCGCGCGCGCGCCGGTCGCCGCATCAGCGAAGCCGATCGCGAACATTTTCATCACGTGCTCGTTTTTAAATTCGGACTCAATGTGCGTCAGGCCGTGCTCTTGATCTACGCAGTCTGCCTGATCTTGGGCGCAACGGCATTTGCGCTTTCGAGCGCTGCCGGTGGTTCGATCGGCGCGACATCGCTCGCGCCGTGA
- a CDS encoding tRNA (cytidine(34)-2'-O)-methyltransferase, whose protein sequence is MTAQPQGRVVSSGDVAAAPLHIVLVEPLIPPNTGNVARLCAATGCALHLVEPLGFSIDDRELKRAGLDYWEYVRVVVHDSLDAYLASTASPRWFVETHAPQRYDQAPYTLGDALIFGTETKGLPRDILERERERVVGVPMRTGTVRSLNLSTTVGIVAYAALARLGFPSLE, encoded by the coding sequence GTGACAGCGCAACCGCAGGGACGCGTCGTCTCCAGCGGCGACGTCGCCGCTGCGCCGCTACACATCGTCCTCGTCGAGCCGCTGATTCCACCGAATACGGGTAACGTCGCGCGTCTGTGCGCCGCGACCGGCTGTGCCCTGCACCTCGTCGAGCCGCTCGGGTTCTCCATCGACGATCGCGAGCTCAAGCGTGCGGGCCTCGATTATTGGGAATACGTGCGCGTAGTGGTCCACGATTCGCTTGACGCCTATCTCGCAAGCACGGCCTCACCGCGCTGGTTCGTGGAAACGCATGCGCCGCAACGATACGACCAGGCCCCATACACGCTCGGCGACGCGCTGATCTTCGGTACGGAGACGAAAGGCTTGCCGCGCGACATTTTGGAACGTGAACGCGAGCGTGTCGTCGGCGTGCCGATGCGCACCGGAACCGTTCGCAGCTTGAATCTCTCGACGACGGTCGGTATCGTCGCGTATGCAGCCCTGGCGCGACTCGGATTCCCATCGCTGGAGTAG
- a CDS encoding cytidine/deoxycytidylate deaminase family protein, with protein sequence MRPGWDEYFMQIAHTVATRSTCPRAAVGCVLTRDRRILTTGYNGAPSGVPHCTDVGCMVVNEHCQRATHAEANAIVQGALHGVSVAGATAYCTHQPCVNCTKLLISAGIKKIIFDTSYPDQIAIDLLREAGVGIVAFRTLEGVKT encoded by the coding sequence ATGCGACCCGGGTGGGACGAGTACTTCATGCAGATCGCGCATACCGTCGCGACACGCTCGACGTGTCCGCGCGCGGCGGTCGGCTGCGTGCTGACGCGCGACCGGCGAATTCTGACGACGGGATACAATGGCGCGCCGAGCGGTGTGCCGCACTGTACCGACGTCGGTTGCATGGTGGTGAACGAGCACTGCCAGCGCGCAACGCACGCCGAAGCAAACGCGATCGTGCAAGGCGCACTGCACGGCGTCAGCGTCGCGGGCGCGACCGCGTACTGCACGCATCAGCCGTGCGTGAACTGTACGAAGCTCTTGATCAGCGCGGGCATCAAGAAAATCATCTTCGATACGTCGTATCCGGACCAGATCGCAATCGATCTCTTGCGTGAAGCCGGCGTCGGCATCGTTGCGTTCAGGACGCTCGAAGGCGTCAAGACGTGA
- a CDS encoding uracil-DNA glycosylase, translating into MLERSVVECRRCPELRRYCANVAREKKRAHRDFEYWGRPVPGWGDRNARVLIVGLAPGAHGSNRTGRPFTGDASGEWLYRAMYRAGFANQPHSIDRNDGLRLSGAYITAAIRCAPPQNKPTPEQRRRCFDYLRGEYDALHPSVIIALGKIADDSVHTLLREEHTYLTPRAPFKHGAETRVQTPNRREVLVLASYHPSRQNTNTGKLTEPMLDRIFERAQELLCEN; encoded by the coding sequence TTGCTCGAGCGCAGCGTCGTCGAGTGCCGGCGGTGTCCCGAGTTGCGCCGCTATTGCGCGAACGTCGCGCGCGAGAAGAAACGCGCGCACCGCGACTTCGAGTACTGGGGCCGCCCCGTCCCCGGTTGGGGCGATCGTAACGCCCGCGTCCTGATCGTCGGCTTGGCGCCCGGAGCACACGGTTCGAACCGCACCGGACGCCCGTTCACGGGCGACGCATCTGGCGAGTGGCTGTACCGTGCGATGTATCGCGCCGGGTTTGCAAATCAACCGCATTCGATCGACCGCAACGACGGTTTGCGTTTGAGCGGCGCATACATCACGGCCGCAATCCGCTGCGCGCCCCCGCAAAACAAACCGACGCCCGAGCAGCGCCGCCGCTGCTTCGACTATTTGCGCGGTGAGTACGACGCGCTGCATCCAAGCGTCATCATCGCGCTCGGGAAAATCGCCGACGACTCCGTCCACACGCTCTTGCGTGAAGAGCACACCTATCTCACGCCGCGCGCGCCGTTCAAGCACGGCGCCGAAACGCGCGTGCAGACGCCGAACCGACGCGAGGTCTTGGTATTAGCTTCGTATCATCCCAGCCGGCAAAACACCAACACCGGAAAACTTACCGAACCGATGCTGGATCGGATCTTCGAACGTGCGCAGGAGCTTCTATGCGAAAATTGA
- a CDS encoding peptide ABC transporter substrate-binding protein — protein MLFAPVFRYDAQGNFLPELATKVPTYANHGIAKDGKTIVLHFRKGVQWADGAPVTAHDLTFTYALVMNDRTNVKLREGWNDIASLVTPDDYTAVVRLRRPNADIIGLCFSGTAYPLLPQHLLAKVHPEDLQRSAYANDPVGSGPFVLEKWNHGASLEFVANARYWRGRPKLDRFTWKVIPNTETLFAQLQSHEIDVYDGVAPTQIGRLGAIQGVHVVHRLIANLKHMTLNVARPNLRDVRVRLAIAEAVDWDRINTDIYHGYNERARSDIPPNSWAAPNVPFYPHDPADAGRLLDAAGWHAAADGFRHKNEKRLVIEIASATGNQPNEQAEVQIQSQLRSVGIDVRIRNYPVSLLFARNGPLYSGNYDTSWSTDTQGPDPDNEGSWGAKFIPPNGANTSWLDDPIVNRTSAEQLLTYDRSARKAIVQKEEARIHELVPSIFLYWENGYAAYNDDLKNYKPAEYFVNLWNSWEWEI, from the coding sequence TTGCTCTTCGCGCCGGTCTTTCGTTACGATGCACAGGGCAATTTTTTACCCGAGCTTGCGACTAAAGTTCCAACATACGCGAACCACGGCATCGCGAAAGACGGAAAAACGATCGTGTTGCACTTCCGCAAGGGCGTGCAGTGGGCTGACGGGGCGCCGGTCACGGCGCACGACCTTACGTTCACCTACGCGCTGGTCATGAACGATCGCACCAACGTCAAGCTGCGCGAAGGTTGGAACGACATTGCGTCGCTCGTGACCCCGGACGACTACACCGCAGTCGTGCGCTTGCGCCGGCCGAACGCCGACATCATCGGACTGTGCTTTAGCGGCACGGCGTACCCGTTGCTGCCGCAGCATCTGCTCGCGAAAGTCCACCCAGAAGACTTGCAGCGCAGCGCGTACGCAAACGACCCCGTCGGAAGCGGTCCGTTCGTTCTCGAGAAGTGGAATCACGGCGCATCGCTCGAGTTCGTCGCCAACGCACGCTATTGGCGAGGACGTCCGAAGCTCGATCGTTTCACGTGGAAGGTCATACCGAACACCGAGACACTCTTCGCGCAGCTGCAAAGTCATGAGATCGACGTCTACGACGGCGTTGCTCCGACGCAGATCGGGCGGCTCGGAGCGATCCAAGGCGTTCACGTGGTCCACCGGCTGATCGCAAACCTGAAACACATGACACTCAACGTTGCGCGCCCGAACCTGCGCGACGTGCGCGTCCGTTTGGCGATCGCAGAAGCCGTCGACTGGGATCGCATCAACACCGATATCTATCACGGCTACAACGAACGCGCACGCAGCGACATCCCGCCCAACTCATGGGCGGCGCCGAACGTGCCGTTCTATCCGCACGATCCCGCGGACGCCGGACGATTACTCGACGCTGCCGGCTGGCATGCCGCAGCTGACGGCTTCCGGCACAAAAACGAAAAGCGGCTCGTGATCGAGATCGCGAGTGCGACCGGGAATCAGCCCAACGAGCAAGCCGAGGTGCAGATCCAAAGCCAGCTGCGCTCGGTTGGCATCGACGTGCGGATTCGCAATTATCCGGTCAGCCTGCTCTTCGCGCGCAATGGTCCGCTCTACAGCGGAAACTACGACACGTCGTGGTCGACCGACACGCAAGGCCCCGATCCCGACAACGAAGGCTCGTGGGGCGCGAAATTCATTCCCCCGAACGGAGCGAACACGTCCTGGCTCGACGATCCGATCGTGAACCGGACGTCAGCCGAGCAGCTCCTCACCTACGACCGCAGCGCGCGCAAAGCGATCGTACAAAAGGAAGAGGCGCGCATTCACGAACTTGTTCCGTCGATCTTCCTTTATTGGGAGAACGGCTACGCCGCATACAACGATGATTTGAAGAACTACAAGCCTGCGGAGTATTTCGTGAACCTATGGAACTCGTGGGAATGGGAGATCTGA
- a CDS encoding MFS transporter produces MAAAAALVAPSSQPRPLDRRGIGFLVAAHAFNDMNQSIVPAILPFLIAQRHLSYAAAASLVLSLTIASSVIQPLFGYITDKRSIPWLIPAALLCGMSGTVLLGFAPTFTWLLGATLIAGVGSAAFHPEAARAANALSGSQRATGMGFFGLGGNIGFAAGPILVTPAILLIGLHGTGLIMVPGVLYALFFAFVEMRRFASLREAPKKFKSASERGDRWGAFALLTTTIVMRSVVFFGVMTFTPLFCIAVLGATKAQANAVLAMTLIAAAAGVITGGRLGDRVDRRKLIMISMSAAAAFTAVIAWAAGSGASLVEIALLFIALGFLMQLSQSVTIVLGQDYLPTRIGTASGVTLGLAISMGGFAMPFLGRLGDTHGLTPVLFAIGGFALAALIAASFLPPISKAKNDNRSTSVVDEESRNVADRLGTDPAAVPGA; encoded by the coding sequence ATGGCCGCAGCAGCGGCGCTCGTAGCGCCCTCCTCACAGCCGCGTCCCCTTGATCGCCGTGGGATAGGCTTCCTCGTCGCGGCGCACGCCTTCAATGACATGAACCAGTCGATCGTTCCGGCGATCCTGCCGTTCTTGATCGCGCAGCGGCATCTCTCATACGCGGCCGCCGCAAGTCTCGTTCTTTCGTTGACGATTGCGTCGTCGGTGATTCAACCGCTGTTCGGTTACATCACGGACAAGCGCTCGATCCCGTGGCTCATTCCGGCTGCGCTCTTGTGCGGCATGTCGGGTACGGTGTTGCTTGGTTTTGCCCCAACGTTCACGTGGCTGTTAGGCGCGACGCTCATCGCCGGCGTCGGGAGTGCCGCGTTTCATCCCGAAGCAGCGCGCGCCGCAAACGCGCTGTCCGGCTCGCAGCGTGCGACGGGAATGGGATTCTTCGGTCTCGGCGGCAACATCGGTTTCGCGGCCGGGCCGATCCTGGTAACGCCGGCGATTCTCTTGATCGGTTTGCACGGCACAGGGCTCATCATGGTTCCCGGCGTGCTGTACGCCTTGTTCTTTGCATTCGTTGAGATGCGTCGCTTCGCGTCGTTGCGTGAAGCGCCCAAGAAATTCAAGTCGGCGAGCGAACGCGGCGATCGCTGGGGGGCCTTTGCGCTCTTGACCACGACAATCGTGATGCGCTCGGTCGTGTTTTTCGGCGTCATGACGTTTACGCCGCTGTTCTGCATCGCCGTTCTCGGCGCAACGAAAGCGCAAGCGAACGCCGTGCTCGCGATGACGCTGATCGCCGCAGCAGCGGGCGTCATCACCGGCGGCCGTCTGGGAGATCGCGTCGATCGCCGGAAGCTGATCATGATCTCGATGTCGGCTGCCGCGGCGTTCACGGCGGTCATTGCTTGGGCTGCGGGTTCGGGCGCATCGCTCGTCGAGATCGCGCTCTTGTTCATCGCGCTCGGTTTCCTGATGCAGCTCAGTCAGAGCGTAACGATCGTGCTCGGACAGGATTACTTGCCGACCCGCATCGGCACGGCGTCAGGCGTTACGCTCGGGCTCGCGATATCGATGGGCGGGTTCGCGATGCCGTTTCTTGGACGGCTTGGCGATACGCACGGTTTGACGCCGGTCCTTTTCGCGATCGGCGGCTTTGCGCTAGCCGCACTGATCGCTGCTTCGTTCTTGCCGCCGATTTCAAAGGCGAAGAACGATAACCGGTCCACGAGCGTGGTCGATGAGGAATCGCGCAACGTGGCCGATCGACTTGGGACCGATCCCGCCGCGGTGCCCGGCGCCTAA
- a CDS encoding SLC13 family permease, whose protein sequence is MGAMLLVALGPRRIPAWIWPVAGALALVALRFEPPRAALGAIAAQWNVLVFIFGLMLISAVADMSELIAWVADALVVAARGSRRRLFCYIFGSGALLTAIMANDTTAIVFTPIVYSAVAGRGIDALPFLYACTFVADTASFGLPFSNPANLLVIPRPEFIPYIVHLFVPMLIATALNLAVFLVLFRRLLRGRYECTQARPLDRRMRATLLTMLLVAFGYLAAMAANVPLGPVALVGAILVVIAAKANPRAALEQVGWSTFLLLAGLFVLLDAVVHQGAVAWALAGLHDAARGGPLGTLLAAAFGSAIAANLLNNLPVAAMSGTVIAHSASTHLAYPLIAGIDLGPNMSTTGSLATILWLSIVRRRGLHVSPFEYLRLGLCVVPAALLLTCLWLWIVK, encoded by the coding sequence CTGGGCGCGATGTTGCTGGTCGCGCTTGGACCGCGGCGGATTCCAGCATGGATTTGGCCGGTCGCAGGGGCGCTCGCGCTTGTTGCGCTCCGGTTCGAACCGCCGCGCGCCGCGCTGGGTGCGATTGCAGCGCAGTGGAACGTTCTCGTCTTCATCTTCGGACTAATGCTGATTTCGGCCGTTGCAGACATGAGCGAACTGATTGCATGGGTTGCGGATGCGCTTGTGGTTGCGGCACGCGGCTCGCGACGGCGTTTGTTCTGTTATATCTTCGGCAGCGGAGCGCTGTTGACGGCGATCATGGCGAACGACACGACTGCGATCGTCTTTACGCCGATCGTCTATAGCGCCGTCGCCGGTCGCGGTATCGACGCGCTGCCGTTCTTGTACGCTTGCACGTTCGTCGCCGACACGGCCTCGTTCGGTCTTCCATTTTCGAACCCGGCGAATCTCCTCGTCATCCCTCGACCGGAGTTCATCCCGTACATCGTTCATCTGTTCGTTCCGATGCTGATCGCGACGGCGCTCAATCTCGCCGTGTTTCTTGTGCTTTTTCGCCGTCTGTTGCGCGGACGATACGAGTGCACGCAGGCGAGGCCACTCGATCGACGCATGCGCGCGACACTCTTGACGATGCTCCTCGTCGCGTTTGGTTATCTCGCGGCAATGGCCGCGAACGTTCCGCTCGGTCCGGTTGCACTCGTGGGCGCAATCCTCGTCGTGATCGCTGCGAAGGCGAACCCACGCGCGGCGCTCGAGCAGGTTGGTTGGAGCACGTTCTTGCTCTTAGCCGGACTGTTCGTGCTGCTCGACGCGGTCGTTCATCAAGGCGCGGTTGCGTGGGCGCTTGCAGGTTTGCACGACGCCGCGCGCGGCGGTCCGCTGGGTACGTTGCTCGCCGCAGCGTTTGGCTCCGCCATCGCCGCGAATCTCCTCAACAATCTTCCCGTTGCGGCAATGTCGGGTACCGTCATCGCGCATAGCGCGTCGACACATCTCGCCTATCCGCTCATCGCTGGGATCGATCTCGGTCCGAACATGTCCACGACCGGATCGCTCGCGACAATTCTCTGGCTCTCGATCGTTCGCAGGCGTGGATTGCACGTGAGTCCATTCGAGTATCTACGGCTCGGCTTGTGCGTCGTCCCGGCTGCGTTGCTCCTCACATGTCTCTGGCTCTGGATCGTCAAATGA
- the glyA gene encoding serine hydroxymethyltransferase, with product MKTLEQSALAATDPKIAEAIANEENRQRDNLELIASENYASRAVREATASVMTNKYAEGYPGKRYYGGCEFVDVAESLAIERAKKLFSAEHANVQPHAGAPANMAVFMATLQPGETVLGMSLAMGGHLTHGTKVSFSGKLYNAVAYGVRKSDELIDFDEVRKLAREHKPKLIIAGASAYPRTMEYAPFREIANEVGATFMVDMAHIAGLVATGLHPSPVPLADHVTSTTHKTLRGPRGGLILSKAERAQEIDKSIFPGIQGGPFMHLIAAKAVAFEEALQPEFKRYGEHVIENAKVMGEELLRGGVRLVGGGTDTHLLLVDLTPKNLTGKAVEEYLDGIAITANKNAIPYDPQKPAVTSGLRLGSAAVTTRGMGKDEAREIAKIIVEALGDIETKTKQPALRARTLELTSRFDVP from the coding sequence GTGAAAACGTTGGAGCAATCCGCGCTGGCCGCGACCGATCCGAAAATCGCCGAAGCGATCGCAAACGAGGAGAATCGCCAGCGCGACAATCTGGAACTGATTGCGTCCGAAAATTATGCGAGCCGCGCGGTGCGCGAAGCAACGGCGTCGGTGATGACCAATAAGTACGCCGAGGGATACCCCGGAAAGCGCTACTACGGCGGCTGCGAATTCGTCGACGTTGCGGAATCGCTCGCAATCGAACGCGCAAAGAAGCTGTTCTCGGCCGAACACGCCAACGTTCAGCCGCACGCGGGCGCGCCGGCGAACATGGCGGTATTCATGGCGACGCTACAGCCCGGCGAGACGGTGCTCGGCATGTCGCTTGCGATGGGTGGACATCTCACCCACGGCACAAAGGTCAGTTTTTCCGGTAAGCTCTACAACGCCGTCGCATACGGCGTGCGCAAGAGCGACGAGCTGATCGATTTCGATGAAGTGCGCAAGCTCGCACGCGAGCACAAGCCGAAGCTGATCATCGCCGGCGCGAGTGCCTATCCGCGCACGATGGAATACGCGCCGTTTCGCGAGATCGCAAACGAAGTCGGCGCGACGTTCATGGTCGACATGGCGCACATCGCCGGACTCGTTGCCACGGGACTGCATCCTTCGCCCGTCCCACTCGCCGATCATGTGACGTCGACGACCCACAAGACGCTGCGTGGTCCGCGCGGCGGTCTGATTCTCTCGAAGGCGGAGCGCGCGCAAGAGATCGACAAGAGCATCTTCCCCGGAATTCAAGGCGGCCCGTTCATGCATTTGATCGCGGCTAAAGCCGTCGCGTTCGAAGAAGCGCTTCAACCCGAGTTCAAGCGCTACGGCGAGCACGTGATCGAGAACGCGAAGGTCATGGGTGAGGAGCTGCTGCGCGGCGGCGTGCGGCTGGTCGGCGGTGGAACCGACACGCATCTCTTGCTCGTCGACCTCACACCGAAAAATCTCACTGGTAAAGCGGTCGAAGAATATCTCGACGGTATCGCCATCACCGCGAACAAGAACGCGATTCCGTACGATCCGCAAAAACCGGCCGTCACGAGCGGATTGCGACTCGGCAGCGCGGCCGTGACGACGCGCGGCATGGGCAAAGACGAAGCCCGCGAGATCGCAAAGATCATCGTCGAAGCGCTCGGCGACATCGAAACGAAGACGAAGCAGCCGGCGCTGCGCGCACGCACCTTGGAGCTCACGTCCCGCTTCGACGTACCGTGA
- a CDS encoding C39 family peptidase: MPLIFDPKPRAKVVLRCPPTRRGIISWNGSETEGGLSIRARFTDESWSAPLPYVSWSGDERVSLGGREPRAHFEIDMLLAQEPFTAIETQSSAKLDAIVLATPPEGAPQDTPLEPIELNVPRLSQYVGDPGSGWCSPASLAMLLVANAVETDVARAAAATYDQAYRGTGNWAFNVAYASRFGLRAFVAFLRDLAHARKFLVEGVPLALTLAWKNGELDNPPLPETDGHFVVLCGFAANGDPIVNDPAQPTIRVTYPRAQFQRNWLSHGGIAYVIAPPDKPTVEIANA, from the coding sequence ATGCCGCTGATCTTCGATCCGAAGCCTCGCGCCAAAGTCGTCCTGCGCTGTCCGCCGACCCGCCGCGGCATCATCTCGTGGAACGGGTCGGAGACCGAGGGTGGCCTCTCGATCCGCGCCCGTTTCACCGACGAGAGCTGGAGCGCGCCGCTCCCGTACGTCAGCTGGAGCGGCGACGAGCGTGTCTCGCTGGGTGGACGCGAACCGCGCGCACACTTCGAAATCGACATGCTGCTTGCACAAGAGCCGTTCACGGCGATCGAAACGCAGTCGTCCGCGAAGCTCGACGCGATCGTGCTTGCGACGCCGCCGGAAGGGGCCCCGCAAGATACGCCGCTCGAGCCGATCGAGCTCAACGTTCCGCGTCTCTCGCAATATGTGGGCGATCCCGGGAGCGGGTGGTGCAGTCCGGCGTCGCTCGCGATGCTGCTGGTTGCAAATGCGGTCGAGACCGACGTCGCGCGAGCCGCTGCAGCAACCTACGATCAAGCCTATCGCGGCACCGGCAACTGGGCGTTCAACGTCGCCTACGCAAGCCGTTTCGGTTTGCGCGCGTTCGTCGCGTTTCTCCGCGATCTCGCACACGCGCGGAAGTTTTTGGTCGAAGGCGTCCCACTCGCACTTACACTCGCGTGGAAGAACGGCGAGCTCGACAATCCGCCGTTGCCGGAAACCGACGGACACTTCGTCGTGCTCTGCGGCTTCGCCGCGAACGGCGACCCAATCGTCAACGATCCGGCGCAACCGACGATTCGCGTTACCTATCCACGCGCGCAGTTTCAACGCAATTGGCTCAGTCATGGCGGAATCGCCTACGTGATCGCGCCGCCCGACAAACCGACGGTCGAGATCGCCAACGCGTGA